The region TTGCTAAAGGGTTGATGGTTAATGCTTTGCAAGTAGGAATTGACTACCATAACATGCTTCCAGAGGGCGATCGTCCAGAACTAACTGAGGGGCGTCAAGGTTTTTATCATTTGTTCAAAATGAGTGGTACACCTGACCATGCAAAATTGGTCTATATCATTCGTGACCACGATCGTAAAATTTTTGAAGAACGTAAACAAACCATGCAAGAAATTGCAGACAAATTAAACTATAACTTTGACCAGGACCGTGTTGAGGTTGAAGTTCACGATCAGTACTACAATATGGGTGAAATTCTTGAAAAAGATATGACACCAGTTAATATTGCCAAAGAAGCTATGGAAAACCTTAGCATTAAACCCGATATTTACCCAGTTCGTGGTGGTACAGATGGCTCTAAGATTTCATTCATGGGGATTCCCACACCTAATCTCTTTGCTGGTGGCGAAAATATGCATAGTCGTTTTGAATATGTTTCAGTTCAAACAATGGAACGCGCCGTTGATTTATTACTCGAAATCAACCGTTTAAATTCTGAAGGTTCACAAAAATAATATTTAATTTTAAAAGAGGTTACAGCAAAATTATTTTGCTGTAACCTCTTTTTTGAATTAACTTTACGCAAACATGATGATTATATATAGCTCTAAATCCATTACAACTTTTATCACAAATTCAAACTTATTATTGAATTCATTATTCTGTTGCGGTATAGTTATAATCGTCGTAATTGGTATAGCTAAAAAACAGAATAAATTATTTTTTTAAAATAGCCCAATCTTATGAGTGTCACATTTAAAAACGCGGCGTAATTGCACTTATAACAGTTATCAGCAGTTATACCTTTTGTTGCGAAGTCATTATATCAATATTAATTTTAATATCATTATTGATTGCTTATGTTCAATGCGGTATAGTTGATTCACGGAAACGTTTTCATCACTGCTCAGCCCAACAAAAGCGTTGATTACGAATGCATCTAATATTTATCATTCTTAATCCGTAGTTGTCTAAGCGGGCTCTTAGACCGCACACTACTCCTCAAGTGCAATTTTTGCTCTCATTTTATTTTTCATTCATTTATTACTGTTTAAATCTATTATTCGGAGGTACACATTGTGAATTCATATTTGCAACGCTTAGGTCGTTCTTTGCAACTACCCGTAGCCGTCTTACCTGCTGCTGCTTTATTAGTAGGTATCGCTAATGCTTGGCTGCATTTTGACGCTACTAATACTTTTGCTCTTTTCCTTAAATCTGGTGGGCTTGCAATCCTATCCGCACTTGGATTACTTTTTGCAGTTGGTGTGGCACTAGGAATGTCTACTGAACGAGATGGTGCCGCTGCCTTTGCTGGATTAGTCGCATTCGAAATGCCAGTTAGCATGTTAAATCCTACTGCCATTTCAGCACTTACTGGTCTTAAGATTGAGAAGGTAAATCCTGCCTTTGCTCAAATGACAAATGGTAACGTCTTTATTGGTATCATGGCTGGATTGGTTGCTGCTGCTTTATATAACCGATTCCACGAAGTTAAACTACCAATGGCACTTTCCTTCTTTAGTGGAAAACGTTTTGTCCCAATCATGACATCGTTTGTAATGTTTTTGGTTAGTGCTCTACTTTGGGTTATCTGGCCTCCAATCTTCTCTGTCCTTGTTACATTTGGAGAATCAATCGTTCATCTTGGTTGGATTGGTGCCGGAATTTACGGTTTCTTCAACCGTTTATTAATTCCAACCGGTCTTCATCAAGCACTTAATTCAGTATTTTGGTTCAACGTAGCAGGAATTAATGATATTGGTAAATTCTTAGCTTCACAAGGGCCAAAAGGTGTTACCGGTATGTTCCAGGCTGGATTCTTCCCAATCATGATGTTTGGTCTTCCTGCCGGCGCATACGCAATTTACAAGAATGCTCTTCCTGAACGTAAAAAGGAAATTGGTTCATTAATGCTTGCCGGTGCTTTTGCATCATTCTTTACCGGAGTTACTGAACCTCTTGAATTTTCATTTATGTTTGTTGCATGGCCACTTTATGTATTACATGCTGCTTTAACAGGTATTTCCCTCGCGTTTGCTGCATTAATGCACTGGACCGCTGGTTTTGCATTTAGTGCTGGTTTAGTTGATTACCTAGTTAGTTTAGTTAACCCAATCGCAAACAAACCTTACATGCTTATCCTTCAAGGTCTTGTAATGGCTGTTCTTTACTACTTCACATTTGATTTTGCTATTAAAAAGTTCAACTTAATGACCCCTGGTCGCGAGCCTTTAACCGCTGATGAAGCAGCAGATGAAGGTGAAGATGAACTTTCTGAAGAAATCAAAGATGAAGATAAGTACCAAGCTCAAGCACGTAAGATTTACAACGCTCTGGGTGGTGCTGATAACCTTGAAGTTATTGATAATTGTACAACTCGTCTTCGTTTGACTTTGAAAGATACAGATAAGATCAACGAAAATGCCATCAAACGAAGTGGTGCTGCAGGTCTCAATAAGATTGATAAGTCTAATCTCCAAATCATTATTGGTACCGAAGTTCAATTCGTTGCTGATGCCCTTTCGAAGTTAGAAGATTCAAAGGCTCCTCTTGCAACTGCTAAACAAGAAACGACTGAAGAAAAGGAAACAACTCCAGTTGACTCCGACATTGAAAGTGGCGTAACTAGCCAATTTTATAGCGTTGCTGAAGGTCAATACATGGATATTGAAGATGTCCCAGACACCGCATTTGCACAAAAAATGTTGGGCGATGGATTTGCTATTGATCCAGCAAACGGAACGATTACTGCTCCAGTTGATGGAACAATTTCCACTGTATTTCCAACGAAACATGCCATTGGATTCAAAACTAAGAGTGGACTTGAGATTCTCCTTCATATGGGCATTGATACCGTTCAATTAAAAGGTGAAGGATTCGATATTAAGGTTACTGAAGGTCAAGAAGTTAAACATGGCGATATCGTCGCTAACGTTGACTTGGATTCATTAAAGAATGCAGGAAAACAGACACCAATGATTGTTATTATTACAAACATGGATGCTGTTAGCATGTTGAAGTTCAAAGCCGTTAACGGCAAAGTTCAACCAACTACAGAAGTTTTGGAAGCAACTACAAAATAATTGTTGCGTCCTAAAAAGCTCCCGAAATCAAAAATGATTTCAGGGAGCTTTTATTATGCCTTTTTAAAACAAGCTACTATTGATATAGTTATTACATAATCATAATATCAATCACATGATTGCATATCCTTAATAAGTTCTTCAATAACTGCTCGATATTCCATTTGTTTTGTATTAAATCTATTATCAGATAACTCAATTAAGTCTTTATTAACTGAATAAAAACGCTCTAGTAACTTTTTTTCTGAATCCTTTTTTAAGCTGGGTCGGATTGAAAGACTCTCTTGATAAGCCTGAATTAGAAATGCTCGGCACTGTGCTCCATCATAAATAACCCGACTAGCATTTTGAAGTTGTTCGATTAAATATTTAAACATCTTTCATCCTCGATTTTTAACTTAGGGCTACTTTTTCTTTAACATCCAACACTTTATTCATACGTCCTGATTCAAAACCATCAATATCAATTGTCACGTAATTAAATCCAATACTCTTTAGGAAGGAAGACATTTCATCCTTTCGAGCTAGAAGTTCAATGATTTTTCCCTCAGGAACCTCAACACGGGCTAAGTCTCCATGAACTCGTACTCTGACAACTGGAAATCCGGCATTACGTAACCATTTTTCTCCCTCAAAAACTTCGTTAACTGCTGCCATTGTCAGTTTAGTTCCGTAGGGGAAACGAGAAGCCACACTACACGAAGCAACCTTGTTCCAGTTTGAGATGCTTCTTAACTTAGCAAGCTCGCGTATTTCCTTTTTATACAATTCTACTTCTTGCAATGGGCTTATAACATTCTCTTCGGTGCGTGCTTTTAGTCCTGGTCTGAAATCATCATTATCATCTGCAATCATTCCATCAAGAATTGTTTCAAATCCTTTATCCGTTGCAGCTGATCTAATCGTTTTATAAAGTAGCTTTTTACTGTAATACCAACTCTTAGGAGTATTGGCTGCAATTCTTGCATCAGCCAATTCTTGCATTTGAACTCCTACTGCATTGGCATCCAATTCTTTAGCTAATTTCAACGCTTTACGATATTCTTCATCAGAAAACAATTCTGAATTTACAACCACCGCTAAAACATTTTCTTTTCCTAACTCGTCAATAGCAACTTTAAGTAAATATGTACTATCAATACCACCAGAATATGCAATAGCAACCTTTTTTTCGCTCTCTAAAACGTTAATTAATTTATTTTCTTTTTCTTCTGCACTAGTCATTATATTTTTCTCCCTAATTAAATGTTTTTAATAAATGTGTAAATAAAATCGAACAAAAGCTGCAGCTAGAATCGCTCCAACAAAGGGTGATGTTCCTGGTACAATAAGACCATATTGCCAATCGTTATTAGCTTTATTTTTTATTGGTAACAATTGAAAAGCCAGTCGTGGGCCCAAATCACGAGCCTGATTCATTGCAAATCCGGTGGTTCCACCTAAACCCATACCTACTGCCCAAACCAACAGGCCAACACCCACAGGAGTGATTGCCGCATATGTATGAACAATAGCCAAAATCCCCGTCAAAAAAATAAACGTGGCAAATGTTTCCACAAAATAATTTCTAGGTAAGTTTCGCAAATTAGGGTTGGTAGAAAAAATATTTCTGATTGCTATTGGATCGACTTTTCCGTCAGATGCTTTAAAATGATCGGCATACATTACGTAAATAATCATTGCCCCTACCATTCCGCCGGCAACCTCAGCAATTGAATAGGGTATAAAATAGCTCCATGGTATCATCCCTAAAATTGCCTGCGTCAGTGCCATGGCGGGATTAATACAAACACCTCCAAAAATAAATAAAACCACGCTAATTCCAAAAGCCCAGGTTGTAATCGCAAATAGATGCCCCGCAGCTTCATATTTTGTTTTTTTCAAAACATCATCACAATGAACCCCGACACCAAACATAATCATAAGAGCAGTACCCATAAATTCTGCTAGCAAGTGATTTAACATAAAACAAAACTCCCCTTAATTTAAAATAAATTCTGTAATTTTTTATATGTGCTATACAAAGACCAACCACGTTTTTCCGCAACACTTGCACAATCCTCGTATTCCAACTTTCTTCTTGTAATGTCTTTGTACTTATATTCTTTGGCACGAACAACATCATGTTCAAATTCAACAGATTTAAATTCTCGTTTCATAACCTCACGTTTCATTGTTTGGTATCGAAATCCCGCCGTATTAGTATGCTTGAATACGAGATACGCAATTTTATTAAAGTTTGTAGTTTTTAATAAAACCGTCATCAAAACTCCCGGCCTATTTTTCTTCATTTGAATTGGTGTACAAAATACGTCTAACGCACCATTTTCAAATAGTTTATCTACTGCAAATCCAATTTGTTCCGCAGTCTGATCATCAATATTCACTTCAATTTTGATAACCTCGTCGTTATTGGATCTAACTTCCTGTTTACTATGCTTTGAAGTCAGCAATGAGCCCCGTAAAGCATTAAACTTACCTGTATTTCTTTTTCCAAATCCATATCCCACCTTACTAACATACATATCGGTAGGACTAATAAATATCGGAGCGATTTCTTTAAAAAGAGCCAGACCCGTGGGCGTTACCAATTCAGTTTTTACTTCAAAATCTTGAATTATTTTTAAAGGGTAGTTCTTACGTAATTGCATAACTGCTGGAACCGGCACTGGCATCTCTCCGTGTGCAACATGGATTGTTCCACTGCCTTCTGTAATAGGAGTTGAATAAACCTTATCAATATCAAGTTGTTCCCAAAGAATAAAAAAACTAACAATATCAACAATAGAATCAATTGCACCTATTTCATGAAAATGAATTTCTTTCATTCCAACGTTATGAACAGTTGCTTCGGCTTTTGCAATGTCGTTAAACACATTAATGCTATGTTCTTTAACCGTTCCCGACAGTCCACTACCATTGATCATATTGACGATTTCTACTAATCCCCTACTTTCATGATGGTGGTGATGTGCAAAATCATTCTTTATTCCGGTATCTTTACCATGATTTTTTATGCATACGTCAAAATCAATTCCGTAGATACTACTTTTTTCTGTACGTTCAACATTAACTTTGTATTCTCCAATCGAAAAATCCTGCAATGCCAATCTTAGTTTGTCCGCATCCCCACCAAGATCTATTAGTAAACCGTTCAGCATGTCCCCACTCAAACCAGAAAACGGTTCTAGAAATAATGATGTCATCAGCCACGTACCTCACTTTTGATGCGATTAATCATACTAGCGTTGTATGCTGCGCCAAAACCGTTATCGATATTAACCACACTAACTCCAGAAGAGCAGCTGTTTAGCATACTGAACAAAGCTGTAATCCCTTCTAGGTTAGTGCCATATCCAACACTTGTTGGGACAGCAATTACAGGTTTATCAACCAATCCACCAATCACACTGACTAGTGCGCCTTCCATCCCTGCTATTGCGATAATCACGGATGCGTTTTTAATAACATCTATATTCGCAAATAACCTATGAATTCCGGCGACTCCCACATCGTATATTCGTTCGACTTTATTCCCATACGTTTCAGCTGTAACTGCCGCCTCTTCAGCAACATCAATATCAGATGTTCCAGCCGTAACAACTGCAATATATTCATCAGAATTAGTTTTAATGGGATTTATCACAAAGCATCTTGCTTCCTCATGATATACGCCAAAAGGAAACTTCAACATTAAATCCTTAGCCTTAACAGTAGAAACTCTGGTAGCCAAAATCGTTCTTTTATCAGTGTATAGATCTTCTATAATAGAAATGATTTGCTTAGAATTTTTGCCTTCCCCATAGATCACTTCGGGATATCCATTTCGTGCTTTGCGTTGTGTATCAACCTTTGCAAATCCTAACTCCGAGAAACCAACCAGTTGTTTCTTTGCTTCACTAATTGAAACTCTATTATCCTTAACGTCTTGAAGTATTCTTTTTACATCCATTTGTTAACCTTCTTCAACAATTACTGATAATCCATCTCGAATAACCGTTACCTTCGCATTTTCGTTTTCAATTTCAAACGCTCTATGCAAGGCCTCGTCAAAAGTAGTTGCAAGTTCCATATGCATATCGCGAATTAAAGCAGGCTCTACTAAATCTGAAACAAAAATAACATGATGATGAACCAAGATACGAGCTAAAATTTGAGAAGTCCATTGATCGGGAACAGTTTTTGACCTAGGTGTATTGATCGCTTTTTCTAAAAATTCTTTTGGATCGCTAACATCAGCCAAATTATGATAAAATCCTTCACCACCATGTCCGTCACTGGCACCAGCAACCATAATAATTACCCCACCATCTTTGTTAGTTGCTTCAGCCGCTGTCATACCTTTAACAGCTTGATATATGTTTTGGTCTAGCGGAAACCCTCCGTTAGTTGAAATTGCAATATCACTAGGTATTTCCTTTACACTAGCCAACTGCTTAACAAATTTGCATCCAACCTCATGAGCCTCTTCAACATCTCCAGCAAACGAACCAATGATTTTTTTATCCCCGTCCAGAACAACATTAACAATAAAAGCGAGTTTTGCTGTCCGAGCCGCATAAACCATATCCTTATGAATTGGATTATGCATTAAATTACCTGTACGAGCTTTATTTGAATTAATGAATTCTCCTGAATGGTTGGCCATAATTGTTTTGTACGAGGCAACACCTGGTAAAACGGCTTTTCTTCCGCCAGAAAATCCTGCAAAAAAGTGTGATTCAATAAATCCCTCTGCCAACAATAAATCAGCTTCTGCAGCAACTTTATTAATTATGCAATCGCCACCTGATGGCAATTGCCCAATCTTAACCATTGAATTGTCATCTGTAGAAACGTGCATAACAATCTCTTCGTTTTCCACAATTTCAGATCCGTATTTATTAATTAGCTCTTCCTTTGTGGATGGTCGGTGAAACCCAGTGGCTACTAAAATTCGAATTCTTGCTTCAGGAGCAACCGAACGAATCCGTTTTAAAATTATCGGCGTAATAATGTGAGAAGGAACCGGTCTAGTATGATCAGAACTAATTAGAACAATGTTCTTTTTTCCTTTGGCCAATTCCTCTAAACTTGGACTTCCAATTGGGTTATCCAAGGACTTTTCTACCGTTTCTTCTTCACTCAGCGGATTACGAAAACTCTCTGCCTTTGATTCTAATATCCCCGCAAAATTTTTATCCGGAATACTAGCCTTGATACTTCTTTTATCATATGGCAAATTAATTTCTACCATGACTCTCATCACTCTCCTATTTCTTGGCGCTATACAACATGTTAGGAAAGATAAGTGGTCGTGGATACAACAATTAGGTGTAACATTTGTTACAGTGCGCGTATCGGAATTTAAAGATAATAAAACACATAAGTGCAGGGGGATTATATAAAAATGGGTACAAGCTATTTGATAGATTTTTTAGAAAAAAAGCATGTCTCTACTGTAAAAAAAGCAAAGCATACTTATTTGACTTATCACGGATTGGAGGAGGGATATACGTACGTTCTAAAAGAAGGCATCGTTAAAACTAGTATGATTTTAAAGGATGGTCGCGAATTCAATCTTTCATACATAAATACCACCGATATAATTTCTCTTTTAAGAGACGAAATATCAGCATATACAGCCTCCCCTCTCAATGTACGAATTGAATCCGAAGACGCAATTTTTTACCGCATTCCACGCAAAACATTTTGGGGATATGTTAACAGTGATGCAAACCTACAGGATTATGTAAAGGACTATTATCGAATTAAACTCACCCAAAACATTAAATCACTGCAATGGATGACTATGAATGGAAAGAAAGGAGCAGTTTGCGCTTTTATTTATAAGTTGATCAGTATTTTTGGAAATCACGGTGCCACTGGCATACTAATTGATTTTCCAATAACCAATGAAGATATAGCTAATTTTTGTGGAATATCTACTAGAAACAGTGTTAACCGTATTATTCATTCTCTGAAAGAAGACAAAATAATTGATATCAAAAATCAACGTATATTTATCTATGATGTGAGTTATTTACAATCATTTACCATATAGAAGGGAATTTTATTCTTGAAGAAAAAATTATTTTTGGGATCTTTACCATATTATTCAGCAAGTATCTTGATGCATCTCTGTGGTTTAATACTTGTACTAATTACAGTACCAAAGTATCCTAGTTTTTGGGCTTTAAGCTTTCTTGCGTACACATTAGGCATGCGTCATGCTTTTGATGCCGATCATATTGCGGCAATTGATAACACAGTTCGCTTGTTAGTTCATCAAAAAAAATCTTCATACGGCGTTGGATTCTTCTTTTCGTTAGGACATTCCACTGTCGTATTTTTAATGGCAATTGTTGTCGGAATTTCTGCAAAGTGGGCCAAAGTAAAATTACCATTATTAGAAAAAATCGGTGGTCACGTTGGTACATTAGTGTCGGGTGTATTTCTGATTGGAATAGCAATTTTCAATCTCCTAATATTGATTAAGTTGTATCGTTCTTTTAAAGCAAACAAAAAGGAAATTAGCGAAAAGCAGTTAGATAAATTACTATTATCGCGTGGAATAATCACCAAATTCACGGCTCCACTGTTCAGAGGCATTAATCGTTCTTGGCAAATGTACCCAATTGGTTTTTTATTCGGTTTAGGTTTTGATACAGCCACTGAAATTGCTTTGATTGCTCTATCGGCAACAACTGCGCAAACAGGTACTCCCCTAATTGGCATCATTGCACTACCTATTTTGTTTGCTGCTGGCATGAATATCATGGATACGACTGATTCTGTCATGATGTCTGGAGCTTATTCATGGGCTTTTGATACTCCCAAGAGAAAGGCTTACTACAATATTGTGGTAACTACAATCTCCGTAATTGCTGCATTCTCAATTGGAATAATTGAATTGAGTAACATTTTATCTGATCTTCTCAATCAAAAATCTGGATTTATTAATTGGATTCAGTCTATTGATTTAAACTATTTAGGCTACGGATTAGTTATTACCTTTGTATTATTATGGACAATAACCTATATATTTGAGCAAGTTAAAAACAAACGAAATACATTATTTCAATATGAAGAAAAGCACCAATAAATAGGCGATCTAGCTTCCTAATAAAAAAGGAATCTAAATCGTCTATTTTTATACATTTAAATGTATAATTTTTAGTTACTTGTCTGGAAATAGGTCTCTATGTATTCTTAAAATGCATCGAAGCCTTGGTGCTATTAGGAATTTTAACATTCAATAATACCTTTAAACATGCCTGATTATTTGGCCATTTACTAAAACTGCCATTTTAAAATGAATACTTATCTTTATTTTAAAACTTGCTTTATTTGCATTATCACTAGTAACTTCCATATAATGGAAGCGGATTCATTATATTGAGGAGGAAACATATGACATTTAAAATGGCAATCATTGGATTTGGTAAAAGTGCTAATCGTTATCATATTCCATACATTAAACAACGAGATATTCAAATCAAGTATATTCAGTATCGGACTCGCAAGCCTGAATTAGAAGCATCTTTTTATGACCAAAACACAATTTTCACAACTGATTTACAGGAGGTTTTGAACGACAATGAAGTTAAACTTGTCACGCTTTGCACTCCACCAAGTACTCACTTCGAATTAGGTAAACAAGTACTGAATAGTGGCAAAAATGTTTTAATCGAAAAACCTTTTGTAAATGACGTTGCCGAGGCAAAAGAGTTATTTCAACTTGCTAACCAAAAGGGATTAATTGCAATGCCATACCAAAATCGCCGTTTTGATAGTGATTTTTTGACATTAAAAAAAGTTCTTAGTCGTGGTTACGTGGGTAAACCTCTTTTTCTTGAATCACACTTCGATAAATACCGTCCAGATTCATCCGTCCATACAGGAAAAGCAATCGATGGTAGCTTTTTCGGCCTTGGTGTTCATCTAATCGATCAAATGATCGCCTTGTTTGGTCTTCCAAGTAAAGCTGGATATGATATTCGTCCAATTCAAAATAGTCAAAGTACTCTTGATGACTATTCTGAAACCGATCTATTTTATTCGGGCTTTAAGGCAACAGTGACAACTCATCCCCTAGCAGCAACACCATATCCACGATTCGTTTTACACGGAACACAGGGATCATACGTTAAATTCGACATTGATCAACAAGAAAATGATTTGAAGCTTGGTATTATGCCTGATGATCCTGACTTTGGTCATGACACACCTGATCAATTTGGTATCGTCAAGTACCGTAATCAAAATAACGATTGGATAGAGAGACAGATACCAACTGTTAATGGGGATTACGGATTAGTTTACGACTCCTTGATTGACTCCATCGAAAACGATCAACCCAAGCTTGTCAGTGATACAGAGGCCATTGCCAATATACAAATTTTAGAAAATGGAATTGCAATCGGTGGACCGCATATTTCAGATTTGGAGCAAACCAATGATAAATAAAACCAGAATTATGCTTTACGTCGATAACGTAAAAGAAATTAGCCGCTTTTGGCAGGATAACGTTGATGCTGAAATTACCGAAGATAATCGTTTAGACAAAGGTTTTCAAAATCTCGTTCTTGAGATCTCGCCAGAGGTTGAGCTTTCATTATTTCCCAAGGAATTCATTAAAGAGTTTTCACCCGAGGTCCTAGGCTCCACACCGTCTATCATGTTCTTTTCAAATAAATTTGAGGAATTACATGTTCGCCTTAATCCCACGACCGCTGTTACCAACGTTAACGGAACCAAAACCTTTAATTTTCCCGATCCAGAAGGGAACTACTTTGTGGTTGCAAAATCCGAGGATTAGCCGCAGGCAGCGAGTGCCACATGCTAAAGTTCATCGAAAATTTACAGGTGTTTTCTCCATGTGTTAAAGCAGTGGTTCACCTTGTGAAATGCTATCCATATGTTCTATAATCAATCTTCAGAACGTTGAAATGGAGATATAAATGGGTACTCAAATTAAATTAAAACGAACTCAAATGGATCTGGTACGGGCATTATGGTCTCTCCTTAACCATAAAACTCTAGAAAAAATAACAATTGATGACTTATGCCAAGAAGCAATGATACACCGCAGCACTTTTTATCGCTACTACCATAGTAAGTATGACCTTGTTCGTGATATGCTCGCCTATATGACCTTTAAACATTTTAAATCTAACGAAAACATCAAAGATGATCGCGATATTATCCAAGGATTAATTTCTCTGGTTACATCTGATCCAGTCGCACTTCGGAACATCACTATCAACAATGAATATTACGATTCTTACACGACTCTTGTGGATATCGTTAGTAGCATCGTTCAAGAAGAATTGCTGGAAAGTGACCATTCAGATGAAGCTTTGACTGACTTTCCAATGTTTAAGTCTATGGTGCATTCACCCAATCCCGTTTTGGCAATTCATATTTTTAGTGGAGCAATTTTGACGGTAATTGTTGAATGGCTCAAGATTGAAAATACTAGTACCAAAGAATTGAATGACATGGTTCATGATGTTATGTGTCAATTCAATATCGTTGAAGAAGAGGAATCGTAAAAAGACATTTTATTAAAAATGTCTTTTTTTGGTACAAACGCCTTAAATTAATTCTTCAAAAAAACTTTATTCTGTTCTATACTCAATCAGCATATTAGATAAATTTGTGCATAGGAGAGTGAGTATTTTGCAAAAGTTATTCAGCAAAATTGGACGAGCAATTCATGACCATGCTAT is a window of Pediococcus claussenii ATCC BAA-344 DNA encoding:
- the larE gene encoding ATP-dependent sacrificial sulfur transferase LarE encodes the protein MTSAEEKENKLINVLESEKKVAIAYSGGIDSTYLLKVAIDELGKENVLAVVVNSELFSDEEYRKALKLAKELDANAVGVQMQELADARIAANTPKSWYYSKKLLYKTIRSAATDKGFETILDGMIADDNDDFRPGLKARTEENVISPLQEVELYKKEIRELAKLRSISNWNKVASCSVASRFPYGTKLTMAAVNEVFEGEKWLRNAGFPVVRVRVHGDLARVEVPEGKIIELLARKDEMSSFLKSIGFNYVTIDIDGFESGRMNKVLDVKEKVALS
- a CDS encoding Crp/Fnr family transcriptional regulator; amino-acid sequence: MGTSYLIDFLEKKHVSTVKKAKHTYLTYHGLEEGYTYVLKEGIVKTSMILKDGREFNLSYINTTDIISLLRDEISAYTASPLNVRIESEDAIFYRIPRKTFWGYVNSDANLQDYVKDYYRIKLTQNIKSLQWMTMNGKKGAVCAFIYKLISIFGNHGATGILIDFPITNEDIANFCGISTRNSVNRIIHSLKEDKIIDIKNQRIFIYDVSYLQSFTI
- the larB gene encoding nickel pincer cofactor biosynthesis protein LarB; the protein is MDVKRILQDVKDNRVSISEAKKQLVGFSELGFAKVDTQRKARNGYPEVIYGEGKNSKQIISIIEDLYTDKRTILATRVSTVKAKDLMLKFPFGVYHEEARCFVINPIKTNSDEYIAVVTAGTSDIDVAEEAAVTAETYGNKVERIYDVGVAGIHRLFANIDVIKNASVIIAIAGMEGALVSVIGGLVDKPVIAVPTSVGYGTNLEGITALFSMLNSCSSGVSVVNIDNGFGAAYNASMINRIKSEVRG
- the larD gene encoding D/L-lactic acid transporter LarD — translated: MLNHLLAEFMGTALMIMFGVGVHCDDVLKKTKYEAAGHLFAITTWAFGISVVLFIFGGVCINPAMALTQAILGMIPWSYFIPYSIAEVAGGMVGAMIIYVMYADHFKASDGKVDPIAIRNIFSTNPNLRNLPRNYFVETFATFIFLTGILAIVHTYAAITPVGVGLLVWAVGMGLGGTTGFAMNQARDLGPRLAFQLLPIKNKANNDWQYGLIVPGTSPFVGAILAAAFVRFYLHIY
- the larA gene encoding nickel-dependent lactate racemase encodes the protein MVEINLPYDKRSIKASIPDKNFAGILESKAESFRNPLSEEETVEKSLDNPIGSPSLEELAKGKKNIVLISSDHTRPVPSHIITPIILKRIRSVAPEARIRILVATGFHRPSTKEELINKYGSEIVENEEIVMHVSTDDNSMVKIGQLPSGGDCIINKVAAEADLLLAEGFIESHFFAGFSGGRKAVLPGVASYKTIMANHSGEFINSNKARTGNLMHNPIHKDMVYAARTAKLAFIVNVVLDGDKKIIGSFAGDVEEAHEVGCKFVKQLASVKEIPSDIAISTNGGFPLDQNIYQAVKGMTAAEATNKDGGVIIMVAGASDGHGGEGFYHNLADVSDPKEFLEKAINTPRSKTVPDQWTSQILARILVHHHVIFVSDLVEPALIRDMHMELATTFDEALHRAFEIENENAKVTVIRDGLSVIVEEG
- the nagE gene encoding N-acetylglucosamine-specific PTS transporter subunit IIBC encodes the protein MNSYLQRLGRSLQLPVAVLPAAALLVGIANAWLHFDATNTFALFLKSGGLAILSALGLLFAVGVALGMSTERDGAAAFAGLVAFEMPVSMLNPTAISALTGLKIEKVNPAFAQMTNGNVFIGIMAGLVAAALYNRFHEVKLPMALSFFSGKRFVPIMTSFVMFLVSALLWVIWPPIFSVLVTFGESIVHLGWIGAGIYGFFNRLLIPTGLHQALNSVFWFNVAGINDIGKFLASQGPKGVTGMFQAGFFPIMMFGLPAGAYAIYKNALPERKKEIGSLMLAGAFASFFTGVTEPLEFSFMFVAWPLYVLHAALTGISLAFAALMHWTAGFAFSAGLVDYLVSLVNPIANKPYMLILQGLVMAVLYYFTFDFAIKKFNLMTPGREPLTADEAADEGEDELSEEIKDEDKYQAQARKIYNALGGADNLEVIDNCTTRLRLTLKDTDKINENAIKRSGAAGLNKIDKSNLQIIIGTEVQFVADALSKLEDSKAPLATAKQETTEEKETTPVDSDIESGVTSQFYSVAEGQYMDIEDVPDTAFAQKMLGDGFAIDPANGTITAPVDGTISTVFPTKHAIGFKTKSGLEILLHMGIDTVQLKGEGFDIKVTEGQEVKHGDIVANVDLDSLKNAGKQTPMIVIITNMDAVSMLKFKAVNGKVQPTTEVLEATTK
- the larC gene encoding nickel pincer cofactor biosynthesis protein LarC, producing MTSLFLEPFSGLSGDMLNGLLIDLGGDADKLRLALQDFSIGEYKVNVERTEKSSIYGIDFDVCIKNHGKDTGIKNDFAHHHHHESRGLVEIVNMINGSGLSGTVKEHSINVFNDIAKAEATVHNVGMKEIHFHEIGAIDSIVDIVSFFILWEQLDIDKVYSTPITEGSGTIHVAHGEMPVPVPAVMQLRKNYPLKIIQDFEVKTELVTPTGLALFKEIAPIFISPTDMYVSKVGYGFGKRNTGKFNALRGSLLTSKHSKQEVRSNNDEVIKIEVNIDDQTAEQIGFAVDKLFENGALDVFCTPIQMKKNRPGVLMTVLLKTTNFNKIAYLVFKHTNTAGFRYQTMKREVMKREFKSVEFEHDVVRAKEYKYKDITRRKLEYEDCASVAEKRGWSLYSTYKKLQNLF